In one Methanobacterium sp. Maddingley MBC34 genomic region, the following are encoded:
- a CDS encoding prephenate dehydrogenase (PFAM: Prephenate dehydrogenase; Ferredoxin-fold anticodon binding domain), translating into MQVAVIGGTRGLGNWIANFLQRRGHQVTITGRNSMMGETLASKMGVSYTSDNIKAASRAKVVIVAVPIEVTPQTIKEVAPHLQKGSLLMDVTSVKELPAEIMQKQVPEGVEVLPTHPMFGPRIRSLEGQVVVLTPNKKGFWYPRVVEFLNSEQARILETTPEIHDRMMSIVQGLTHFAYICIASVIERMQVDVKESRKFASPIYSLMLDMIARIVAQNPYLCYSIQTQNRYIHEVHETFLETFHDLKSMVDQENQDDFVKAMSSAAKHLNDLEASLGRSDKAISALNAEVTTLKNAVGIEVGLRHMYSGKVHFGVLESLSPDFVILNENNKTVKLKLSNIEVLSSGELQAWKMSNLPLKTFDVSVVLPGSSKPEIISQTINSLEGVVTAEVKDVYQGKQIPEGKKSITFTYQVISLKSKKIVEGLLTGFGGIIR; encoded by the coding sequence ATGCAAGTAGCGGTTATAGGCGGAACCCGTGGACTGGGAAACTGGATAGCTAATTTTCTCCAGAGAAGGGGGCATCAGGTTACTATCACTGGCAGGAATTCAATGATGGGCGAGACCCTAGCCAGCAAAATGGGAGTATCATACACCTCTGACAATATAAAAGCAGCATCCCGGGCAAAGGTAGTGATAGTGGCAGTTCCCATTGAAGTTACACCTCAAACCATAAAAGAAGTAGCCCCTCACCTTCAGAAAGGATCTTTACTGATGGATGTTACATCTGTAAAGGAATTACCTGCAGAAATCATGCAGAAACAAGTCCCTGAAGGCGTGGAAGTGCTTCCTACCCATCCTATGTTTGGTCCCAGAATACGATCCCTGGAGGGGCAGGTGGTAGTCCTCACTCCTAATAAGAAGGGGTTTTGGTACCCTAGGGTGGTGGAGTTTTTAAACTCAGAACAGGCCCGAATCCTGGAGACTACCCCTGAGATCCATGACCGGATGATGAGCATAGTTCAGGGTCTAACTCATTTTGCCTATATCTGTATTGCCAGTGTCATTGAAAGGATGCAGGTGGATGTTAAAGAATCACGTAAGTTTGCAAGCCCTATTTACAGTCTAATGCTGGACATGATAGCCAGGATTGTGGCCCAGAATCCTTACCTTTGTTATTCTATACAGACACAGAACCGTTACATTCATGAGGTCCATGAAACATTCTTGGAAACATTCCATGACCTCAAATCCATGGTAGATCAGGAAAATCAGGATGATTTTGTTAAGGCAATGAGTTCAGCTGCCAAACACCTGAATGATCTGGAAGCATCTCTAGGAAGATCGGACAAGGCCATATCTGCATTGAATGCAGAGGTAACTACTCTTAAAAACGCGGTGGGAATAGAAGTGGGCTTGCGCCACATGTACTCTGGAAAGGTCCACTTTGGTGTTCTGGAATCATTATCTCCTGATTTTGTGATTTTAAATGAGAACAACAAAACTGTGAAACTTAAACTTTCAAACATTGAGGTTCTAAGCTCAGGAGAATTACAGGCATGGAAGATGAGTAATCTTCCCCTGAAGACCTTTGATGTCTCTGTTGTTTTACCCGGAAGTTCAAAGCCAGAAATTATATCCCAGACCATTAATTCTCTGGAGGGCGTAGTCACAGCAGAGGTTAAAGATGTTTACCAGGGTAAGCAAATTCCTGAAGGTAAAAAGAGCATCACATTCACTTATCAGGTGATCTCTCTCAAGTCAAAGAAAATTGTTGAGGGATTACTGACGGGATTTGGCGGTATCATACGTTAA